The Kribbella shirazensis genomic interval CCACTTGTGATCAAGGCCCAAGCCGAAGGGGACCTGCCGCCCGGCGACCCGAGCGACCTGTCGACCGCCCTGGCCGCCTTCACCCACGGCTTGGTCGTGCAGGCCCTCTTCGACCCCACCACCTACACGCCCAAGCGGCAACTCCGTCTACTGGACCTTCACCTGTCCAGCCTGCGGCACACCTCAGACTAGGTCGTTGGCAGACCTCAGCACGGGTACGCCGACCTGCTCCGGAGCCGCAGCACCCGTCACGCGGAACGTGTGGCTGGAACCGGCGGACAGCGTGATCAGACAGGAGTCGACCCGCGCCGCCGCGTCCAGACGGTCCGGGAACAGGGCCAGGTCCTTCGCCAGCGCCGTCGCGGTCACCGTGACGTCGTACCCGTCGTCGGCCGGCGTGATCGTGGCCGTGTACGCGTCGTCCGCGAGCTGCAGTTCGGTGTCCTCGACGAAGTACCAGTACGCCGTCGTACCGTCGGCCGCCCGGACCTCGAGGTACTCCGACGTTGCGTCCGTGGGCGCCGCGACAGACGCGGGCAGATCGTTGACGGCCGCCGCCCGCGCCGCGATCTCGATGGCGAACGTCTCCTGGGCCAGCACCTCACCACCCGTGCCGGTCGAGCGCCGGGCGACCGTCACCTCGGTCGTCCACACCTCGTCCGTGTCGTTGTGCGCGGCAACGACCAGGGCGTTCTCCCGTGGTTGTACGGTGAGCAGCCGATCGGCGTACACGCGCTTCAGCGCGTACCACAACGGCTTGCGGATCCCGTGCCCGTCGACGGCCGCCCATGAGACCACCGGCCAGTTGTCGTTCAGCTGCCACACCACGGCACCGGTGTTCAGCGGGAACAGGCTGCGGAAGTACTCGATGCCGAAGGCGATCGCCCGCGCCTGGTTCAGCTGCGTGGTCCAGTGCCAGTCGTCGATGTCCTTCCACTTCGGCAGGTGGTCGCCGAGGCCGCGCTCGAGCTTGAGGTTGCCCTCGAACGCCTTCTGGTGCACGAGCATCTGCTCGCCGTACGGATCGAGCGGCGAGTCGTGCACCACCGACGTCAGCGTGGACCACGCGGGCGGCCCCTGGAACCCGAACTCCGACACGAACCGCGGCTTGTACTTGCGGTACGTCGTGTAGTCCACCTGGTTCCAGACGTCCCAGATGTGCATCGTCCCGTGCCGGTCGTCGTTCGGGTGGATGAACCGGTCGAACGAGTACGGGCTTCCGGCGGAGTACGGCGTCCGCGGGTCGAGCTCGGCGACGATCCCGGGCAGCAGGTCGAGGTAGTACCCGGCGCCCCACGGCCGTCCGGCGAGGGGCACCCGCCAGCCCCACTCGACGTACCCCCAGATGTTCTCGTTGTTGCCGTTCCACACCGCGAGGCTGGCGTGCCTGCTCAGCCGCGTGACGGCCTCGCGGGCCTCGGCCTCCACCTCGCTCCAGAGCCGCTCGTCCTCGGAGTACGCCGCACACGCGAACAGGAAGTCCTGCCAGACCAGGACGCCCAGCTCGTCGCAGACGTCGTAGAACTCCTCGCTCTCGTAGATCCCGCCGCCCCACACGCGCAGCAGGTTCATGCCGGCGTCGACGGCGTCCTGGATGCTGGTCCGGTACGTCCGGGCGTTCAGCCGGGTGACGAACGCGTCGTCGGGGATCCAGTTCGCGCCGCGGACGTAGATCGGCTTGTCGTTCACCGAGATCACGAACGGCGTACCGTCGTTGTCCGGGGCAACGTTGACGGTGACGTTCCGGAAGCCGACCCGGCCGTGCCAGTCGTCGTCGTTCACAGTCACCGTGACGTCGTACAGCGGCTGCTCGCCGTACCCGCGCGGCCACCAGACATCCACCGCCTCGATCGTGCTGACGATCTCGACGGTGCCGGTGCCCGGCGCGACCGTCGCCGACTGCTGCGTTCCGCCGACCTCGACGGCGATCGTCGCGTCACCGGCGGCGGCGTCGTCGGCCCAGGCCAGCGCGACATGCGTGGTCAGTACGCCGCGGTCGCCCTCGAGGGTCGCGAGCGGGCGGACCGAGTCGATCCGGACGCCGGACCAGGACTCGATCCGGATCGACCGCCAGATGCCGGCGGTGGCGACGTCCGGCCCCCAGTCCCAGCCGAAGTTCGAGGCCATCTTGCGCAGCTCGTTGTACGGGTGCAGGTTCGTGTGCGGCCAGCTGCCGGCCTTCGCCCGCTCCGCCTCGGCCGCCGTCACCGGGCCCTCGAACTCGACCACCAGTTCGTTGTCTCCGGCAACCAGAACGCCGGTGACGTCGAACCGGTACGAACGGTGCTGGTTCGCGGTCCGGCCGAGCTCCTGGCCGTTCAGGGTGACCGTCGCGACCGTGTCGAGCCCTTCCGCCACCAGTTCCTGCCGGTCGTTGCCGTCGGCAACCCAGCTGAACGTCGTCCGGTAGCTCCAGCGGGTGCGGCCGATCCAGTGCAGCTTCGACTCGTTGTCACCGTCGAACGGGTCGGGGATCTCGCCCGCCGCGAGCAGGTCGGTGTGCACCTCGCCGGGCACGGTCGCGGCCACGGCGCGACCGATCAGGCCGTCGGGGGCCGGGCCCTCGACCGCGTGGACGGTCCAGGCGGCACCGCCGCCGGTGGTGAGGTCGAGGGTCTTGAGTGATGTCACGGTAGGGCTCCAGGGGTGAACCGGTTTAGTAAGAACGAGGTGCTCCCCGCGACCGGCGCGGGGAGCGGTGTCAGTCGTCGAGGACGTACCGTCGCCACAGGCCGGCGAGGGCACGGTGTCCGGCCGCGGTCGGGTGCACGCCGTCGCCGGCGAGCGTCGCAGGTCCGGCGGATGCGGCCTGCTGGGTGAGCTCGACGTCGGTGGGGACGAGGATCGCGCCGTACTCGACGGCGAGCTTCCGGACCACCTCGAGCTTCGGATCGAGGTCCTCCCGCCACTCCTCCTGCCCGTCCTTGACCGGCAACAGGAACGGCTCCATCAGGACCACAGGACAGGACAGCGGGTCGAGGAGCGCCCGGTACGACGCCTCGAAGGCCTCGGGGGTCGTCGGGTCGTCCTCGTCGTACCGCCGCCAGGTGTCGTTGATCCCGATCAGGATCGACACCAGCGACGGGTCGTGGGCGAGCACATCGGTGGCCCACCGGCCGGCCAGATCGACCGCGCGGTTGCCGCTGATGCCGGCGTTGACGATCGTCGGCCGCCGATCGCCCAGCCGGCCGGACAGGTCGTCGTACAGGGTGCGGACGTAGCCGTCGCCGAGTCCGTCGGGATCGGTACGGCGGCCGCAGTCGGTGACCGAGTCCCCGGCGAACACGACGGTCCGCCGGGGATCGAGGAGGATGCTGGTCATAGCGTGGCTGCGGTCACGTCCCAGTCGTCCGGCAGGATCGGCGCGACGTCGACGGTGCTCTTGACGTCCACGAACTGGCCGCTGTCGATCGAGTCGGTGATGGACGCCATCACGTCGACGATGTGGAACGCCAGCGCCCCGGATGCCCGGTGCGGCCGGTCGGCCCGGATGGCGCGGGCCATCTCGAGGACGCCGGTACCGCGCTGCGCGACCGCCTTCGTCTCGGCGACGGTCTCCCAGTCCTCGGCGCCGCGCCGGCGGATCTTGATCGCGCCGTCGAACCCGTTCGGGTCCGGCACGGCCAGGGTCGCGTCCGTTCCGGTGATCTCGACGAACCCGGCCCGCGGCAGCGGCGAGTCGAAGCTGAAGATGCTCTGCGACGACTGTCCCGACTCGAACTTCGCGATCGCGCTGACATGCGTCGGCACGGTGACGTCGAAGTCGGTCCCCGCCAGCGGACCGGAGCCGATCGTGCGCTTCTCCCTGGACTTCGAGCCGAGACCCGCGACGGCTGCGACCGGACCGAACAGCTGCACCAGGGTGGTGAGGTAGTACGGGCCGATGTCCCACAGCGGGCCCGCGCCCTCCTGGAACAGGAACGCCGGGTTGGGGTGCCACGACTCCGGTCCGGGGGACTGCATCAGGCTGAGCGCTGTCAACGGCGTACCGATGTCACCGCGCTCGATGATCCGCCGGGACTCCTGCAGGCCCGGACCGAGGATGGTGTCCGGCGCGCAGCCGAGCCGGACGCCCGCGTCCTCGGCCGCGGCCAGCAGCTTGAGACCGCTGTCCTGGTCCAGCGAGAACGGCTTCTCGCTCCACACGTGCTTGCCCGCGGCAACCGCTGCGAGGGCGACCTCGACGTGTGCGACCGGGATGGTCAGGTTGACCACGATCTCGATGTCCGGGTTGTTCAGCACGACCTCGGGCGCACCGTGCGTCTCGATACCGTACTGCCCGGCCTTCTCCTTGGCGGCCTCCGGACGAAGGTCGCCGATCGCGACGACCTTCAGGTCCGGAAAGCTCTGCATGCTCTTGATGTAGGCGTCGGAGATGACCCCCGCGCCGATCACACCTACGCCGACCGCGCTCATTCAGGTGCGCCCTCTCCGGTCAGGAACGTGTAGCTGCCCTCGACCGCGTCGAGAATCTCGCCGGAGAAGTCGTCCAGCTCGACTACGCGCAGCGCCTGCGGCGCGGCGGCCAGGATGTCCCGGACCGCGATGGTGCCGTCGCCGACCGCGACCTGGGCCTTGTTGTCCAGCGTCCCGTCGCCGTCCTTGACGTGGATCGCCGTCACCCGGTCGCCGAACTTCTTCAGCAGCGCCGGTACGTCGGCGCCGCCGACCGCGGCCCAGTACGTGTCCACCTCGAGGATCACCGCGTCGGACAGGTTGTCGACCAGGATCTCGAGCGCGTGCACGCCGTCGACCTTCGACTCCAGCTCGAAGTGGTGGTTGTGGTAACCGACCGTGATGCCGTGGTCGGCGGCCTCGATCGCGGCCTTGTTCAGGCCGTCGGCGATGACCTTGATCTCGTCGGCCGACTGCCAGCGCGCCGGGTCGGTGTGCGGGTCGATCACCGTGGTGATGCCGAGCCGCTTCGCCGCGGCGTAGATCGGGGCGCTGTCCTCGCGGAGCAGGCCGGCGTGCGTGGTCGGGGCCGAGAGGCCGTGCTTGGGCAGCGCCTCGGCCAGCCGGTCCGCGAAGGCGGTCACACCGAAGGGCTCGACCTTGGTGTAGCCGATCTCCGCGATGCGGGCCAGGGTGCCGTCGAAGTCTTCCTCGAGCTTGCCCCGGACCGTGTACAACTGGAGGGACAGGTGGTCCTTAGCGACCATGGTTTCTCCTTGTCGGCGGCGCCTCACCCGCTGCCCTGGGGTCGACGCCGACTGATAAGCCGAACCGGTTAAGTAACGACGGCAACCGTATCCCACCGGCCCCCGTCCACACCACCCTCCGCCCAACCACTGGGCGGTCACCTGGGCTCCGCGGTTTGATCAAATGGTTACGTCTTGTATTCAGCGGATGACAGAGGGTTGAAACGGCGGGACACTGGAAACCTGGATCGAGAGGGTTCGGGCGCCCGGTGAGGAGGGTGTCGTGTCGCGCGTGACCATCAAGGAGATCGCCCGGCGGTGTGGTGTCTCGCAGGGGGCGGTCTCGTACGCGCTGAACAACCAGCCCGGGGTCTCGGAGGCGACCCGGGCGCGGGTCCTGAGGGTCGCGGCGGAGCTGGAGTGGGTGCCGAACCGGGCCGCCCGGCAGCTGTCCGCGGCGCGCAGCGAGACGTTCGGCCTGGTGCTCGCCCGGACCGCGCAGACCCTGATCGAGGAGCCGTACTTCATGGGCTTCGTCGGCGGCGTCGAATCCGTCCTCGCGGAGCACTCGTACGCGCTCGCCCTGCAGGTCGTGGCCGATCTCGACGAGGAGCTCGTGACGTACCGGAAGTGGTCGGCCGAGCGCCGGGTCGACGGCGTGATCGTCGTCGACCTCCGGGTCGGCGACCCCCGGATCCCGGTACTGCGGAAGCTCGGTCTGCCGGCCGTCCTGGTCGGTGACCCCGCGCTCGCGGACGGCATGCCGTGTGTCTGGACGGACAGCACCGCGGCGATGAACGCGGCGCTCGACCATGTGGCGTCACTCGGTCACCGGGTGATCGTGCGGGTGGCCGGTCCGCCCGGGTTCGGCGACGTCTGGATCCGCGACCAGGCCTTCGACACCGCCGTACGACGGCTCGCGTTGACCGCGGTCGTCCACCACACCGACTATTCCGCCGCACAAGGTGCCGCCGCCACCCGCGACGTACTGGACGAGAACCCCCGCCCCACGGCGATCGTCTACGACAACGACCTGATGGCCGTGGCCGGCCTGGCCGTCGTCCAGGCGCTGGAGCTGCGCATCCCCGACGACATCACCTTGGTCGCCTGGGACGACTCCACCCTCTGCCGAATCACCCACCCCACGCTGACGGCGCTGAGCCACAACGTGGTCGGCTACGGCGCCGAGGTGACGCGTCGGCTGCTGGACCTGCTCAGCGGGGCACGTGCCCAGGCCCACCTCTACTCCACACCGCTCCTCATCATCCGCGAAAGCTCCGGCCCACCGGCGAATCAGGCGAACCTCGGTGTCCGAAGTTCAGGGAGGCGGCGTTAGCCGGCGGTTACGGTGACCGGTACGCCGTTGACGGCGGCGGTGCCGGCGACCGGGTCGATCAGCGTCGCGTCCGTGACGTCGTTGACGCTCGGTCCTTGGACCTGATTGGCGACCGTGAGCCGGGAACCGGGGCGGTTGTGGCCGAAGCCGTGCGGCATGCTCACCACGCCGGGCATGATGTCCTTGCTGGCGGCAACTTCTACCGCGACGGATCCGGCGGCGGACGTGACCGTGACGAGCTGACCGTCGGAGAGGTCGCGGTCGGCCAGGTCGTCGGGATGCATGAGCAGTTGGTGCCGGGGCCTGCCCTTCACCAGGCGGGCGGAGTTGTGCATCCACGAGTTGTTGTTGCGTAGGTGCCGACGCCCGATCAACAGGAGCTCGTCGGCGGAGAGCGCTGTCAACGCGTCGAGTCGCGGCAGCTCGTCCAGGATCATCCGCTGTGCGAGGTCGATCCGCTTCGTCTTGCGGTGCAGTGCGGCGGGTAGTGCAGGCTGCAACGGGCCGAGGTCGACCCCACCCGGCGAGCGTCGAAGCTTCCGCACCGACAAGCGATAGGGCCCGATCCGCAACCCCGCGTCCACGATCCACCGCGGCGGCATCCGCAGGCGCGCCGTCACCTCGGCGCGACGCCGGCTCCACGGAGTACGCCGTACCAGGGCCAGCCCGAGGTCGCGGAAGATCTCCCAGTCGTGCCGTGCGGCGTCCGGCTTCGGGAGTACTGCGTCGTTCCACCGCGCCGTGTTCCGTACGGCCAGCTGGTGGAAAACGATGTCGTAATGTTCCCGCTCCAACGGTGGCGCCGGCGGCAGGATCACGTCGGCGTGCCGGGTCGTCTCGTTGATGTACGGATCGATCGCGACCATGAAGTCCAGCGACCCGAGCGCCTCGTCGAGGCGGCGGCCGTTCGGCGTCGACAGCACCGGGTTCCCGGCGACCGTCACCATCGCGCGGATCTGCCCCTCGCCCGGTGTCAGGATCTCCTCCGCCATCACCGGCACCGGCAGCTCACCGCCGAACTCCGGCAACCCGCGCACCCTGCTCTTCCACACCCCGACATGCCCGCGTCCGAGCCCGAGCAACGCGTTCACGGCCGGCCGCGGAAACATCGTTCCGCCGGACCGGTCGAGGTTCCCGGTGATGATGTTCAGCACCTGGATCGCCCATTGGCAGATCGCCCCGAACTGCTGCGTCGACACCCCGACCCGCCCGTAGCAGGCAGCTCGCTCCGCCGCCGCGAACTCCCGCGCCACCCGCCGGATCACCTCGGCCGGAATCCCCGTGATCGCCGCCGCCCGCTCCGGCGTCCACTGCTCGACCGCTGCCTCGACCGCCGCGAGCCCGTCGAC includes:
- a CDS encoding substrate-binding domain-containing protein is translated as MSRVTIKEIARRCGVSQGAVSYALNNQPGVSEATRARVLRVAAELEWVPNRAARQLSAARSETFGLVLARTAQTLIEEPYFMGFVGGVESVLAEHSYALALQVVADLDEELVTYRKWSAERRVDGVIVVDLRVGDPRIPVLRKLGLPAVLVGDPALADGMPCVWTDSTAAMNAALDHVASLGHRVIVRVAGPPGFGDVWIRDQAFDTAVRRLALTAVVHHTDYSAAQGAAATRDVLDENPRPTAIVYDNDLMAVAGLAVVQALELRIPDDITLVAWDDSTLCRITHPTLTALSHNVVGYGAEVTRRLLDLLSGARAQAHLYSTPLLIIRESSGPPANQANLGVRSSGRRR
- a CDS encoding molybdopterin-dependent oxidoreductase encodes the protein MTVRRTSCNLCEAICGVLVTVENGRVTDIRGDESDPLSRGHICPKAVALRDLQDDPDRLTTPVRRTPDGWQQISWEAAYEIVVGKLTGIQKEHGRNAVGVYLGNPNVHSLGALTHLPTMVRQLRTRNRFSATSIDQLPHMLASYLLYGHQLMVPVPDIDRTSYLLMLGANPLASNGSMMTAPGFGTRLKELRKRGGKVVVVDPRRTETAAVSDEHHFVRPGTDAAFLLALIHQVISDGHAQVASYVDGLAAVEAAVEQWTPERAAAITGIPAEVIRRVAREFAAAERAACYGRVGVSTQQFGAICQWAIQVLNIITGNLDRSGGTMFPRPAVNALLGLGRGHVGVWKSRVRGLPEFGGELPVPVMAEEILTPGEGQIRAMVTVAGNPVLSTPNGRRLDEALGSLDFMVAIDPYINETTRHADVILPPAPPLEREHYDIVFHQLAVRNTARWNDAVLPKPDAARHDWEIFRDLGLALVRRTPWSRRRAEVTARLRMPPRWIVDAGLRIGPYRLSVRKLRRSPGGVDLGPLQPALPAALHRKTKRIDLAQRMILDELPRLDALTALSADELLLIGRRHLRNNNSWMHNSARLVKGRPRHQLLMHPDDLADRDLSDGQLVTVTSAAGSVAVEVAASKDIMPGVVSMPHGFGHNRPGSRLTVANQVQGPSVNDVTDATLIDPVAGTAAVNGVPVTVTAG
- a CDS encoding sugar phosphate isomerase/epimerase family protein — its product is MVAKDHLSLQLYTVRGKLEEDFDGTLARIAEIGYTKVEPFGVTAFADRLAEALPKHGLSAPTTHAGLLREDSAPIYAAAKRLGITTVIDPHTDPARWQSADEIKVIADGLNKAAIEAADHGITVGYHNHHFELESKVDGVHALEILVDNLSDAVILEVDTYWAAVGGADVPALLKKFGDRVTAIHVKDGDGTLDNKAQVAVGDGTIAVRDILAAAPQALRVVELDDFSGEILDAVEGSYTFLTGEGAPE
- a CDS encoding SGNH/GDSL hydrolase family protein, translated to MTSILLDPRRTVVFAGDSVTDCGRRTDPDGLGDGYVRTLYDDLSGRLGDRRPTIVNAGISGNRAVDLAGRWATDVLAHDPSLVSILIGINDTWRRYDEDDPTTPEAFEASYRALLDPLSCPVVLMEPFLLPVKDGQEEWREDLDPKLEVVRKLAVEYGAILVPTDVELTQQAASAGPATLAGDGVHPTAAGHRALAGLWRRYVLDD
- a CDS encoding glycoside hydrolase family 2 protein translates to MTSLKTLDLTTGGGAAWTVHAVEGPAPDGLIGRAVAATVPGEVHTDLLAAGEIPDPFDGDNESKLHWIGRTRWSYRTTFSWVADGNDRQELVAEGLDTVATVTLNGQELGRTANQHRSYRFDVTGVLVAGDNELVVEFEGPVTAAEAERAKAGSWPHTNLHPYNELRKMASNFGWDWGPDVATAGIWRSIRIESWSGVRIDSVRPLATLEGDRGVLTTHVALAWADDAAAGDATIAVEVGGTQQSATVAPGTGTVEIVSTIEAVDVWWPRGYGEQPLYDVTVTVNDDDWHGRVGFRNVTVNVAPDNDGTPFVISVNDKPIYVRGANWIPDDAFVTRLNARTYRTSIQDAVDAGMNLLRVWGGGIYESEEFYDVCDELGVLVWQDFLFACAAYSEDERLWSEVEAEAREAVTRLSRHASLAVWNGNNENIWGYVEWGWRVPLAGRPWGAGYYLDLLPGIVAELDPRTPYSAGSPYSFDRFIHPNDDRHGTMHIWDVWNQVDYTTYRKYKPRFVSEFGFQGPPAWSTLTSVVHDSPLDPYGEQMLVHQKAFEGNLKLERGLGDHLPKWKDIDDWHWTTQLNQARAIAFGIEYFRSLFPLNTGAVVWQLNDNWPVVSWAAVDGHGIRKPLWYALKRVYADRLLTVQPRENALVVAAHNDTDEVWTTEVTVARRSTGTGGEVLAQETFAIEIAARAAAVNDLPASVAAPTDATSEYLEVRAADGTTAYWYFVEDTELQLADDAYTATITPADDGYDVTVTATALAKDLALFPDRLDAAARVDSCLITLSAGSSHTFRVTGAAAPEQVGVPVLRSANDLV
- a CDS encoding Gfo/Idh/MocA family protein, encoding MSAVGVGVIGAGVISDAYIKSMQSFPDLKVVAIGDLRPEAAKEKAGQYGIETHGAPEVVLNNPDIEIVVNLTIPVAHVEVALAAVAAGKHVWSEKPFSLDQDSGLKLLAAAEDAGVRLGCAPDTILGPGLQESRRIIERGDIGTPLTALSLMQSPGPESWHPNPAFLFQEGAGPLWDIGPYYLTTLVQLFGPVAAVAGLGSKSREKRTIGSGPLAGTDFDVTVPTHVSAIAKFESGQSSQSIFSFDSPLPRAGFVEITGTDATLAVPDPNGFDGAIKIRRRGAEDWETVAETKAVAQRGTGVLEMARAIRADRPHRASGALAFHIVDVMASITDSIDSGQFVDVKSTVDVAPILPDDWDVTAATL